The Cellulomonas oligotrophica sequence TCGGGGTGATCATGACGTTGGCGGGCTTGATGTCGCGGTGCACGATCCCCGCGTGGTGCGAGTACTCCAGCGCCGAGAGGACGCCCGCGGCGATCTCGACGGCCTCCTCGATCGGCACGGCGTGCCCGTCGCGCAGGATGTCGCGGACCGTGTGGCCCTCGACGTACTCCATGACGATGAACGGCACGTGCGACACCACGCCGGTGGGCTCGGTGATGACGTCCTCACCGGTGTCGTACACCGCGACGATCGCGGGGTGGTTCAGGGCTGCCGCCGACTGCGCCTCGCGCCGGAACCTGTTCTGGAACGAGGGGTCCCGGGCCAGGTCGGAGCGCAGGATCTTGATCGCGACGGTGCGGCCGAGCCGCGTGTCGTGGCCGATGTGCACCTCGGCCATGCCGCCGCGCCCGATCAGCTCGCCGACCTCGTACCGTGCGGCAAGGATGCGGGATGCGTGATCCACCACTAGGCGTCCTTCACTTCCGTCGCTCGCGGCGCACGGGCGTCCGCCCACGTCCGGCCTACCTGGTCGCTGCCCGCGGCCGCCTGCGCCTGCTCCGGGCAGATCATCCCATCCGACCAGCGTGCACGAGGGTACTGGTCGGACGTGCCGCAGGGGAGCACGACCGGTCTCGTGACGGTCACGGTTGCGGCCGTCGGCGTCATCGACGTGCCTGCCGGGCCGTCCGCACCGATCATCCGGTCCGCCAGCAGCGCGCCCAGCAGGGTGACGAGGACGAGGATCAGGACGGCCACCGGCAGCCGCACGCGGTACCCGCCGACCCCGACCTCGCGGGGGAGGCGGTCGCGCCACGACCGCGGCGGTCCCTGCTGCGACGCCCGGTGCGCACCGCCGGAGACCGGGGGCGCCGCACGGCGGCCGCTGGGCCGGGACGGCTCGCCGCGGCCGGCCCGCTCGCGCCGGGTCGACGGCTGGTACGACGGCGGCACGGGGTCGCCGGGGTGCGGGGCCGCGGGGCGACCCGCCACGGGAGCGGGTGCGCCCTCCGGCTTGCGCCCGGCCGGTTCGCCGCGCCGCCCGTCCGCCGCACGCCGCGGCGTCGAGGTGAAGACGGGGATCCCGCCCGCCGGAGTCCGCGGAGCCATCCGGTCGAGCAGCTCGGCGAGCTCCTCGCCCGACGCGGGCCGCTCGGTCGGCTCCTTCGACAGCAGGCGCATCACCAGGGCGCCGAGCTTCTTGTCGGCGTGCGAGGGCAGGGGCGGCACGGGGTCGTTGACGTGCGCGACCGCGATGTCCACGGCCGTCGGGCCGGTGAACGGGCGGTGCCCGGCCATGGCCTCGTACGCGACGACGCCGAGCGAGTACAGGTCGGACAGCGGCGTGGCCGCCTTGCCGACGGCCTGCTCGGGGGACAGGTACTGGGCGGTGCCCATGACCATGCCCGTGGCGGTCATCGTCTTCTGGTCGGTGGCCAGCGAGACGCCGAAGTCGGTGATCTTCACCTTGCCCTGGCGCGCGAGCAGGATGTTGCCCGGCTTGACGTCGCGGTGCACCACGCCCGCGACGTGCGCGGCGTGCAGGCCGCGGGCCGACTGGGCGAGGATCGGCACGAGGGCGCGGGGCTTGAGCACGGGCTCGCGCTCGAGCAGGTCGCTCAGCGGCTCGCCGACGACGAGCTCCATGACGAGGTACGCCGACCCGTCCTGCTCGCCGTAGTCGAACAGCGCGGCGATGTTGGGGTGCGACAGGGCCGCGGAGTTGCGCGCCTCGGTGCGGAACCGCTCGAGGAACCCCGCGTCGCCGGCGTACTCCTCGCGCAGCACCTTGACCGCGACGGGCCGGGCCAGGGCGTCGTCCTTGGCCTCCCAGACCTCGCCCATCCCGCCCACGGCGATGCGTCGCAGCAGCCGGTACCGGCCGTCCCCGAGCGCCACACCATGCGTCGTCCTCATCCGCCGAGCACCGCCTCCATGACGGCGCGCGCGATGGGCGCGGCCACCTGACCACCGGTCGCCTCGTTGCCGAGCGACCCCCCGTTCTCGACCAGCACCGCGACCGCGACCTGCGGGTCGTCGGCGGGTGCGAACGAGGTGAACCACGCGTGCGGGGGCTGACCCTCGACGGTCTGCGCCGTGCCCGTCTTGCCCGCCACGCGCACGCCCGAGATCTGCGCGGACGTCGCGGTGCCGTCCTCGACGACGCCGACCATCATCTCGGTGAGCGCGTCGGCGTTCTCCTCCGACAGGGGGCGCGAGTACCGCTCGGGGTCGGTCTCGGAGACGACCGTGAGGTCGGCGGAGCGGACGGTGTCGACCAGGTACGGCCGCATGAGCTCCCCGTCGTTGGCGATCGCCGCGACGACCATGGCCATCTGCAGCGGCGTGGCCTGCACGTCGCGCTGCCCGATCGCAGACTGGGCGAGCGACGGCGGGTCGAGCTCGGAGGGGAACACGCTGCCGGTCACGGGCAGCGGCACGGTCAGCGAGTCGTCGCCGAACCCGAAGCGCTCGGCCTGCTCGGCGATCGCGTCCTCGCCGAGGTCGAGGCCCAGCTGGGCGAACGACGTGTTGCACGAGACGCGCAGCGCGTTCGCCAGCGTCACGGGGTCGCTGCCGCAGCCGCCCCCGCCGAAGTTGCCGATCGTCGACGACGTCTGCGGGATGTCGAGCTCGACGGGCGCGGGCAGCTCGGTCGCGCTCGTGTAGTCGCCGCTCTCGAGCGCGGCCGCGGCCGTGACCAGCTTGAACGTCGAGCCGGGGGCGTACCGCTCCTGGGTGGCGTTGCTGCGCAGCGGGTTGCCGTCCGCGACGCTGAGCAGGTTGTACGCCGCCGACGCGTCGCTCGTGGAGTGCACGGCGAGCTCGTTCGGGTCGAACCCGGGCGTGGACACCAGGGCGAGGATCCGGCCCGTGGACGGCTCGATCGCCACGACGGCGCCCTGCTGGTCGCCGAGCCCGGCCCGGGCGGCCTCCTGGGCGGCGGGCAGGATCGTCGTCTCGACCGCGGCGCCCTCGGGGGTCCGACCGGTGAGCAGGTCCCGCACGCGCGTGAAGAACAGCTGGTCCGAGTCGCCCGTGAGGACCTCGTTCGAGGCCTTCTCGAGCTGGCTGCGGCCGTTGACCACCGAGTAGAACCCGGTGACCGCGGAGTACAGCTCGCCGTTCGCGTAGCTGCGCTGGTACCCGAACGGGTCGTCGACGGGCGTCGACGACGCGATCGCCTCGCCGGCCACGACGATGGGCCCGCGGGCGTTGTTGTACTCGCGGTACAGGGTGCGGGAGTTGCGGGTGTCGTTGTTCAGCGCGTCGGCCTGCACGTACTGCACCCACGTGGCGCTTCCCATGAGGGCCACCATGAGGGCCAGCATGATCGTGGCCAGGCGGCGGACCGGGGTGTTCACCGTCCGTCACCTCCGATCCACTGCGTGTGCTGGTCGTCCGGGCCCTCGGCGGGGCGCGCGCTGCGGCGCACGGGCCCGGTCGCCGGCCCGGCCACCGGTGCGGGTGCCTGCGGGGTGCCGCCGCGCGGCGTGCTCGTCCGGGGGACGCCCAGCCGCGGGGTCCCGGCGCGGGGCGTGCCGGCCTGGGGCGTCCCGGGCGGGGGGCCGCCGAGGCCCTCGATCAGCGACGTCTCGTCGTCCGACCCGCCGCGGTCCTCGCGGCGGCTGTCGCCGGACCCGTCGCCGCGCCCGGCGACCTCCGTGGCCGCGGCCACGGGGACGCCGCTGTCGGGCGTCAGCACCGGGGTCATCGCGGGTGCCGGCCGGCGGGCCTCGTCCGAGATCCGCAGCAGCAGCGCCACGATCACCCAGTTCGCGACGAGGGAGGAGCCGCCGTACGCGAGGAACGGCGTCGTCAGACCGGTCAGCGGGATGAGGCGCGTGACGCCGCCGACGACGATGAACAGCTGCAGGGCGACGACGAAGGACAGGCCGCCGGCCATGAGCTTGCCGAAGCCGTCGCGGACGCCAATGGCGGTGCGCATGCCGCGCTGGAACAGGATCGTGTACAGCACGAGGATCGCGAGCAGCCCGGTGAGCCCGAGCTCCTCGCCCATCGAGGCGATGATGAAGTCTGACTCGGCGTACGGCACGATGTCCGGCCGCCCCTGGCCCCACCCGGTGCCGAACAGCCCGCCGTTGGCCATGCCGAACAGCCCGCGCACGAGCTGGCCGGAGCCGCCGGGGTCGCGGTCGTAGATCTCGGGGTCGAGCGCGTGCAGCCACACGTCGAACCGGGCCGCCACGTGGCCGAACGTCGACGCGGCCGCCGCGGCGCCGCCGACGAACAGCAGCATGCCGATGACGATCCAGCTCGTGCGCTCGGTGGCCACGTACAGCATCGCGACGAACAGGCCGAAGAACAGCAGGGACGTGCCCAGGTCGCGCTGGAGCACCAGGACGACCAGCGACACCGCCCACACGATGATGATCGGCCCGAG is a genomic window containing:
- a CDS encoding FtsW/RodA/SpoVE family cell cycle protein; this translates as MASIQPHRVRAGRGTELVLLVPALGLGIAGYVLAGLGMTGEVPQHVIAYAVGTTVLALAVHVVLRLRAPYADPVILPVVVALNGIGLAMIYRISIAYAERGRTSDFADKQLIWAAISVGLAITVLLVLRDHRTLRRYMYTAMVAGLVLVLLPLTPIGTEINGARIWVSLGPAGMQPAEFAKIAFAVFFAGYLVTHRDTLALAGKKVLGLQLPRARDLGPIIIVWAVSLVVLVLQRDLGTSLLFFGLFVAMLYVATERTSWIVIGMLLFVGGAAAAASTFGHVAARFDVWLHALDPEIYDRDPGGSGQLVRGLFGMANGGLFGTGWGQGRPDIVPYAESDFIIASMGEELGLTGLLAILVLYTILFQRGMRTAIGVRDGFGKLMAGGLSFVVALQLFIVVGGVTRLIPLTGLTTPFLAYGGSSLVANWVIVALLLRISDEARRPAPAMTPVLTPDSGVPVAAATEVAGRGDGSGDSRREDRGGSDDETSLIEGLGGPPPGTPQAGTPRAGTPRLGVPRTSTPRGGTPQAPAPVAGPATGPVRRSARPAEGPDDQHTQWIGGDGR
- a CDS encoding peptidoglycan D,D-transpeptidase FtsI family protein; this translates as MNTPVRRLATIMLALMVALMGSATWVQYVQADALNNDTRNSRTLYREYNNARGPIVVAGEAIASSTPVDDPFGYQRSYANGELYSAVTGFYSVVNGRSQLEKASNEVLTGDSDQLFFTRVRDLLTGRTPEGAAVETTILPAAQEAARAGLGDQQGAVVAIEPSTGRILALVSTPGFDPNELAVHSTSDASAAYNLLSVADGNPLRSNATQERYAPGSTFKLVTAAAALESGDYTSATELPAPVELDIPQTSSTIGNFGGGGCGSDPVTLANALRVSCNTSFAQLGLDLGEDAIAEQAERFGFGDDSLTVPLPVTGSVFPSELDPPSLAQSAIGQRDVQATPLQMAMVVAAIANDGELMRPYLVDTVRSADLTVVSETDPERYSRPLSEENADALTEMMVGVVEDGTATSAQISGVRVAGKTGTAQTVEGQPPHAWFTSFAPADDPQVAVAVLVENGGSLGNEATGGQVAAPIARAVMEAVLGG
- a CDS encoding serine/threonine-protein kinase → MRTTHGVALGDGRYRLLRRIAVGGMGEVWEAKDDALARPVAVKVLREEYAGDAGFLERFRTEARNSAALSHPNIAALFDYGEQDGSAYLVMELVVGEPLSDLLEREPVLKPRALVPILAQSARGLHAAHVAGVVHRDVKPGNILLARQGKVKITDFGVSLATDQKTMTATGMVMGTAQYLSPEQAVGKAATPLSDLYSLGVVAYEAMAGHRPFTGPTAVDIAVAHVNDPVPPLPSHADKKLGALVMRLLSKEPTERPASGEELAELLDRMAPRTPAGGIPVFTSTPRRAADGRRGEPAGRKPEGAPAPVAGRPAAPHPGDPVPPSYQPSTRRERAGRGEPSRPSGRRAAPPVSGGAHRASQQGPPRSWRDRLPREVGVGGYRVRLPVAVLILVLVTLLGALLADRMIGADGPAGTSMTPTAATVTVTRPVVLPCGTSDQYPRARWSDGMICPEQAQAAAGSDQVGRTWADARAPRATEVKDA